The Rattus rattus isolate New Zealand chromosome 1, Rrattus_CSIRO_v1, whole genome shotgun sequence genome includes a region encoding these proteins:
- the LOC116888876 gene encoding small ubiquitin-related modifier 2-like, producing MADEKPKEGVQAGNKDHINLQVEGQDGSVVQCKIKRHIPLNKLIKDYCEWQRLSMRQSRFLFDSQPINETDTPAQLELEDEATNDVFQ from the coding sequence ATGGCAGACGAGAAACCCAAGGAAGGAGTCCAGGCTGGGAACAAGGACCATATTAATTTGCAGGTGGAGGGACAGGATGGTTCTGTGGTGCAGTGTAAGATTAAGAGGCATATACCGCttaataaactaataaaagaCTATTGTGAATGGCAGCGTTTGTCAATGAGGCAGAGCAGATTCCTGTTTGATAGTCAACCAATCAACGAAACAGACACACCTGCACAGTTAGAGCTGGAGGATGAAGCTACGAATGATGTGTTCCAGTAG